Proteins from a single region of Chrysemys picta bellii isolate R12L10 chromosome 25, ASM1138683v2, whole genome shotgun sequence:
- the LOC122174836 gene encoding uncharacterized protein LOC122174836: MGLGHQKKGRAQQKLPPIMWTDLVFHLPPCQPPLEDLPLVKAREAWRSAGPPGQVADSSGRGHRTGRRKERKKLAPRATAPILEHRRGGTGSSPTSCSTSKTPAEALSAPQVPRDAASREKPKLRKILVDLRPVLENVMEPWDSWEGRSETRSVRSAGSSPRECGQPSRGGRDSRGEASAVEDQTHRVPSLPPIAAQPTGQEPHLSQAPAPRDGALARRAAARREPPAPVSFPKISLQPEPTEQLPPPERSSSAEMAGAGSLLRPERSPDIQLPTRLLLQRLQETTTSQNHQLIAQALQSLRKELQGEAPASPSEGERWRLLREPTLTRKDGRNRKAVGLHPAAAERRLVKLTWKTGSPIAGNAREAACPQIHR, encoded by the exons ATGGGCTTGGGCCACCAGAAGAAGGGAAGAGCTCAGCAGAAGTTACCACCCATCATGTGGACGGACCTGGTGTTCCACCTCCCCCCATGCCAGCCGCCGCTGGAAG ACCTCCCACTGGTGAAGGCAAGAGAAGCCTGGAGATCAGCTGGGCCCCCAGGGCAGGTGGCAGACTCCTCTGGTAGGGGGCACAGGACGGGCAGGcggaaagagagaaagaagctaGCGCCGCGGGCCACGGCCCCCATCCTTGAACACAGGAGAGGAGGAACAGGGTCTTCTCCAACCAGCTGCAGCACTTCAAAGACTCCTGCAGAGGCCCTGTCTGCTCCACAGGTGCCCAGGGATGCAGCCAGCAGGGAGAAGCCCAAGCTCAGGAAGATCTTGGTCGACCTTCGCCCCGTCCTGGAGAACGTTATGGAGCCCTGGGACTCCTGGGAGGGGCGTTCAGAGACGAGGAGCGTCCGTAGCGCTGGGAGCTCTCCCCGGGAGTGTGGACAGCCCAGCAGGGGAGGCCGCGACAGCAGAGGTGAAGCCAGCGCCGTAGAAGATCAGACTCACCGGGTCCCCTCTCTGCCTCCCATAGCAGCCCAGCCCACGGGGCAGGAGCCGCACCTTAGCCAGGCGCCGGCTCCGAGAGACGGCGCGCTCGCCCGCCGGGCTGCGGCGAGGCGGGAGCCCCCGGCTCCAGTGTCCTTCCCGAAGATAAGCCTCCAGCCGGAGCCAACGGAGCAGCTGCCGCCCCCCGAGCGGAGCAGCTCGGCAGAGATG GCTGGAGCTGGCAGCCTGCTGAGGCCAGAGCGCtccccagacatccagctccccACCCGCCTGCTCCTGCAGCGACTCCAGGAGACCACCACCAGCCAGAACCACCAGCTGATCGCGCAGGCGCTGCAGTCTCTGCgcaaggagctgcagggggaagcgCCTGCCTCGCCCAGCGA AGGGGAGAGGTGGCGTTTGCTCCGAGAGCCTACGCTGACCAGGAAGGATGGCAGGAACAGGAAGGCCGTGGGGCTGCATCCTGCAGCTGCAGAAAGGAGACTGGTGAAGCTCACCTGGAAGACAGGCAG CCCCATTGCTGGCAACGCCAGGGAGGCAGCCTGCCCCCAAATCCACCGCTGA